The proteins below are encoded in one region of Methanosarcina barkeri 3:
- a CDS encoding rubrerythrin family protein — protein sequence MRKMTEQHLINAFGGESQAHMRYLHFGNQAEKEKYDNVARLFRAIAHAEYVHAGDHYRELRHLDGGFVANSMAAFGPGDSVKNLKLAIAGETYEIEEMYPTYIEVAKFQGEKGAQRSFEWSYASEKLHKQLFERALEEVNSGKDIELDTIQVCEVCGYTLEGEAPDRCPVCGALKDKFTPFK from the coding sequence ATGAGGAAAATGACAGAACAGCATCTTATTAACGCATTCGGAGGAGAAAGCCAGGCACACATGAGATATTTACATTTTGGAAACCAGGCCGAAAAAGAAAAGTACGATAATGTAGCTCGTTTATTTCGTGCAATTGCCCATGCAGAATATGTACATGCAGGAGACCATTACCGGGAGTTAAGACATCTCGATGGAGGATTTGTTGCAAATAGTATGGCAGCTTTTGGCCCTGGCGATTCCGTAAAGAATCTTAAGCTGGCTATTGCCGGTGAAACATATGAAATCGAAGAAATGTACCCTACATATATTGAAGTTGCAAAGTTCCAGGGAGAAAAAGGCGCACAAAGGAGTTTCGAATGGTCATACGCCAGTGAGAAACTGCATAAACAGCTTTTTGAAAGAGCATTAGAGGAAGTTAACTCCGGAAAGGACATTGAACTAGACACAATCCAGGTTTGCGAAGTATGTGGGTATACTCTTGAAGGAGAAGCACCCGACAGATGTCCTGTGTGTGGCGCATTAAAAGATAAATTTACTCCATTTAAATAA